The Streptomyces nitrosporeus genome includes a window with the following:
- a CDS encoding phage tail protein, whose product MSLVRSLGKATTSLNNFKGATQGAERAASGLQGKVNAGDRGLKNLKTSAQGSARELTGIQRAADKAERSMAKAGKTGQKSGTQVGKFKSGADKASKGMKGLNKSMKGNLVGQLLSLLAPLVEKVVEMATRSKTMQKVLKVAFDAIKKVISSVMKVVGPIMKKAGELIKKVWDGIKKAITVVIKAVAKVITTYFNAWKKIITTVMNAVKKVISSVWNGIKKVISPVVNWIRDVIPKAFSKVKEKLSSIWGGLKGIAGRAFDKIKGAVKGPINSVIRLINSAIDKLNRIKVSIPGWVPGVGGKTFGISLPKIPQLAAGGIVAPRNGGVHAIVAEAGEAEAVLPLSKLDRLLRHTARRARADSVNATAGAVAGFQIENYYEASTADLQETATALLFLSKARG is encoded by the coding sequence ATGTCCCTGGTGCGATCACTCGGGAAAGCGACGACTTCTCTCAACAACTTCAAAGGCGCCACCCAGGGGGCCGAAAGGGCGGCGAGTGGCCTCCAGGGCAAGGTCAACGCCGGTGACCGCGGACTCAAAAATCTCAAGACCTCCGCCCAGGGCTCCGCCCGCGAGCTCACCGGCATCCAGCGCGCCGCCGACAAGGCCGAGCGCTCGATGGCCAAGGCCGGCAAGACCGGTCAGAAGAGCGGCACCCAGGTCGGGAAGTTCAAGTCCGGGGCCGACAAGGCGTCCAAGGGCATGAAGGGGCTCAACAAGTCGATGAAGGGCAACCTCGTCGGCCAGTTGCTGTCCCTGCTCGCCCCGCTGGTCGAGAAGGTGGTCGAGATGGCCACCCGCTCGAAGACCATGCAGAAGGTCCTCAAGGTCGCCTTCGACGCCATCAAGAAGGTCATCAGCTCGGTCATGAAGGTCGTCGGGCCGATCATGAAGAAGGCCGGCGAGCTGATCAAGAAGGTCTGGGACGGCATCAAGAAGGCGATCACCGTCGTCATCAAGGCCGTCGCCAAGGTCATCACGACCTACTTCAACGCCTGGAAGAAGATCATCACGACGGTGATGAACGCCGTCAAGAAGGTCATCTCCAGCGTCTGGAACGGCATCAAGAAGGTCATCTCACCGGTCGTCAACTGGATCCGCGACGTCATCCCCAAGGCCTTCAGCAAGGTCAAGGAGAAGCTGTCCAGCATCTGGGGCGGGCTGAAGGGCATCGCGGGCCGGGCCTTCGACAAGATCAAGGGGGCGGTGAAGGGCCCGATCAACTCCGTGATCCGGCTCATCAACTCCGCGATCGACAAGCTCAACCGCATCAAGGTCTCGATCCCGGGCTGGGTCCCGGGCGTCGGCGGCAAGACCTTCGGCATCAGCCTGCCGAAGATCCCGCAGCTGGCGGCCGGCGGCATCGTGGCACCGCGCAACGGCGGTGTGCACGCCATCGTCGCCGAGGCCGGTGAGGCCGAGGCCGTGCTGCCGCTGTCCAAGCTGGACCGGCTGCTGCGGCACACCGCCCGCCGGGCCAGGGCCGACTCGGTCAACGCCACGGCCGGAGCGGTGGCCGGCTTCCAGATCGAGAACTACTACGAGGCGTCCACGGCCGACCTCCAGGAGACGGCCACCGCCCTGCTGTTCCTGTCCAAGGCGCGCGGATGA
- a CDS encoding phage tail protein, whose protein sequence is MLPENIPTVTVTARYMTPDGRPMSGTVEFRPPALLTHAEEDLFLGGPTRATLDAEGRISVVLPATDAPGWNPATWTYTVTEKLAGLARGGRAYQIVLASDVPAVDLADIAPADPNTPQYVAVPGPAGPVGAPGPQGPAGPAGAVHSVNGHTEADIVLGAADVSALASSAAGAPGGVATLGPDGLVPAAQLPAGGGAVASVNGQTGEVLLTANDLGALTQAAGDARYLPLGGAPVTSVNGLIGEVALSASDVSAVPAGEGVLRTGAQEIDGAKTFLVPPSTTAAPTTDDQLTRRGYVDAVSAAGTWTPSSMGFRGWAFDPAAGAAPTPQYCINGWVYLIGIPLHAPATVKNVVFYVPGYVGGTLSTSSYAGLYTDAGTRVGVTANLTTLIPKTEGVTVVCPLSAAYSAKAGNYWIGLVVNGPSPNSNGPAFLRGAHVGETPGGSARMPGKFVRHGRLSTTGQTSLPTSFALDKVMDDSNAIWAALS, encoded by the coding sequence GTGCTGCCTGAAAACATTCCCACCGTCACCGTCACCGCCCGCTACATGACCCCCGACGGCCGCCCGATGAGCGGCACCGTCGAGTTCCGGCCCCCGGCGCTCCTCACCCACGCCGAGGAGGACCTCTTCCTGGGCGGACCGACCCGGGCCACCCTCGACGCGGAGGGCAGGATCAGCGTCGTCCTGCCCGCCACCGACGCCCCGGGCTGGAACCCCGCCACGTGGACGTACACCGTCACGGAGAAACTCGCCGGCCTCGCCCGCGGCGGACGCGCCTACCAGATCGTGCTGGCGTCGGACGTCCCCGCCGTGGACCTCGCCGACATCGCCCCGGCCGATCCGAACACCCCGCAGTACGTGGCCGTACCGGGGCCGGCGGGACCCGTCGGCGCACCCGGCCCCCAGGGCCCCGCCGGACCGGCCGGAGCGGTGCACTCCGTCAACGGACACACCGAGGCCGACATCGTCCTGGGCGCGGCGGACGTCTCGGCCCTCGCCTCCTCGGCGGCGGGCGCGCCCGGCGGGGTCGCCACCCTCGGCCCGGACGGGCTGGTACCGGCCGCCCAGCTGCCCGCGGGCGGCGGCGCCGTCGCCTCCGTCAACGGGCAGACCGGCGAGGTCCTGCTGACCGCGAACGACCTGGGCGCGCTGACCCAGGCGGCGGGCGACGCCCGCTACCTGCCGCTCGGCGGCGCCCCGGTCACCTCGGTCAACGGCCTCATCGGCGAGGTCGCCCTCTCCGCGTCGGACGTGTCCGCGGTACCGGCGGGCGAGGGGGTCCTGCGCACCGGGGCCCAGGAGATCGACGGTGCCAAGACCTTCCTCGTCCCGCCGTCCACCACGGCCGCCCCCACCACCGACGACCAGCTGACCCGGCGCGGCTACGTGGACGCGGTCTCGGCGGCCGGCACCTGGACCCCCTCCTCGATGGGGTTCCGCGGCTGGGCGTTCGACCCGGCGGCGGGGGCCGCCCCCACCCCCCAGTACTGCATCAACGGCTGGGTGTACCTGATCGGCATCCCGCTGCACGCCCCCGCCACCGTCAAGAACGTGGTGTTCTACGTCCCGGGCTACGTCGGCGGAACCCTCAGCACCTCCTCCTACGCGGGCCTCTACACCGACGCCGGCACCCGGGTCGGGGTGACCGCCAACCTCACCACCCTGATCCCCAAGACCGAGGGCGTGACCGTGGTCTGCCCGCTGTCGGCCGCGTACAGCGCGAAGGCGGGCAACTACTGGATCGGGCTCGTCGTCAACGGGCCCAGCCCCAACTCCAACGGCCCCGCCTTCCTGCGCGGCGCCCATGTGGGTGAGACGCCGGGCGGCAGCGCCCGGATGCCGGGCAAGTTCGTCCGCCACGGCCGGCTGAGCACCACCGGCCAGACCTCGCTGCCCACCTCCTTCGCGCTCGACAAGGTGATGGACGACTCCAACGCGATCTGGGCAGCACTCTCCTGA
- a CDS encoding phage distal tail protein translates to MAETTTPYAQEAAPGSLITRDGQIQWAGLLMGPGTPYEIDRTGITGWDDLPVLDTGDITRPDQHGAWPGARWAQPRLVGASVWLLPRTAGQIPGVLAAFRSATGADGGEQWLAVRLHGETLAVRARVSRRVVPQDRSFVVHGASKASLQWTATDPRRFGSVLRETRATLPVMEPGLDWPAEPGAAGMGLEWPLEWGATGAAGTCTAVNGGAAAAHPVIEFRGPLRRPTLTRLRDGRRLQYDIVLGPQDVLTVDTESGTVLLNATASRLYTASPASVPEQLFQLAPGSTELAFRSDDATPDPRASATLRWRDAHW, encoded by the coding sequence ATGGCCGAGACCACAACCCCATACGCCCAGGAGGCCGCACCCGGCTCACTGATCACCCGCGACGGGCAGATCCAGTGGGCCGGACTGCTGATGGGCCCCGGTACGCCGTACGAGATCGACCGCACCGGTATCACCGGCTGGGACGACCTGCCGGTCCTCGACACCGGGGACATCACCCGCCCCGACCAGCACGGCGCCTGGCCCGGTGCCCGCTGGGCACAGCCCCGGCTCGTCGGCGCGTCCGTCTGGCTGCTGCCCCGGACCGCCGGGCAGATCCCCGGCGTCCTCGCCGCCTTCCGCTCCGCCACCGGCGCCGACGGCGGCGAGCAGTGGCTGGCCGTGCGGCTGCACGGCGAGACGCTGGCCGTACGGGCCCGGGTCAGCCGCCGTGTCGTACCGCAGGACCGGTCCTTCGTGGTGCACGGCGCCTCCAAGGCCAGCCTCCAGTGGACCGCCACCGACCCGCGCCGGTTCGGGTCGGTCCTGCGGGAAACGCGGGCCACGCTGCCCGTCATGGAGCCGGGCCTGGACTGGCCGGCCGAGCCCGGGGCCGCCGGGATGGGACTGGAGTGGCCCCTGGAATGGGGGGCGACCGGTGCCGCGGGCACCTGCACCGCCGTCAACGGCGGCGCGGCTGCGGCCCATCCGGTGATCGAGTTCCGCGGCCCGCTGCGCCGCCCGACACTGACCCGGCTCCGCGACGGCCGGCGGCTCCAGTACGACATCGTGCTGGGCCCCCAGGACGTGCTGACGGTGGACACCGAGTCCGGCACGGTGCTGCTCAACGCCACCGCTTCCCGGCTCTACACCGCGTCCCCCGCCTCGGTGCCCGAGCAGCTGTTCCAGCTGGCCCCGGGCAGTACGGAGCTCGCCTTCCGCTCCGACGACGCCACCCCCGACCCCCGGGCCTCCGCCACCCTGCGCTGGCGCGACGCCCACTGGTGA
- a CDS encoding DNA-directed RNA polymerase subunit beta', translated as MLDVNFFDELRIGLATADDIRTWSHGEVKKPETINYRTLKPEKDGLFCEKIFGPTRDWECYCGKYKRVRFKGIICERCGVEVTRAKVRRERMGHIELAAPVTHIWYFKGVPSRLGYLLDLAPKDLEKVIYFAAYMITFVDEERRTRDLPSLEAHVSVERQQIENRRDSDLENRAKKLETDLAELEAEGAKADVRRKVREGAEREMKQLRDRAQREIDRLDEVWSRFKNLKVQDLEGDELLYRELRDRFGTYFDGCMGAAALQKRLESFDLDEEAERLREIIRTGKGQKKTRALKRLKVVSAFLQTSNKPKGMVLDCVPVIPPDLRPMVQLDGGRFATSDLNDLYRRVINRNNRLKRLLDLGAPEIIVNNEKRMLQEAVDALFDNGRRGRPVTGPGNRPLKSLSDMLKGKQGRFRQNLLGKRVDYSARSVIVVGPQLKLHQCGLPKAMALELFKPFVMKRLVDLNHAQNIKSAKRMVERGRTVVYDVLEEVIAEHPVLLNRAPTLHRLGIQAFEPQLVEGKAIQIHPLVCTAFNADFDGDQMAVHLPLSAEAQAEARILMLSSNNILKPADGRPVTMPTQDMVLGLFFLTTDDEGRDVKGAGRSFGSTAEAIMAFDARELSLQAKVDIRFPVGTIPPRGWVPPVAEEGEPEYQPGDTFRLRTSLGRALFNELLPEDYPFVDYSVGKKQLSEIVNDLAERYPKVIVAATLDNLKAAGFHWATRSGVTVAISDVVVPEAKKAIVKGYEEQDEKVQKQYERGLITKDERTQELIAIWTKATNEVAEAMNANFPKTNPIFMMVDSGARGNMMQMRQIAGMRGLVSNAKNETIPRPIKASFREGLTVLEYFISTHGARKGLADTALRTADSGYLTRRLVDVSQDVIIREEDCGTDRGLKLKIAVKGADGVLRKTEDVETSVYARMLAEDVVVDGKVIAPANVDLGDVLIDALVNAGVEEVKTRSVLTCESAVGTCAFCYGRSLATGKLVDIGEAVGIIAAQSIGEPGTQLTMRTFHTGGVAGDDITQGLPRVVELFEARTPKGVAPISEAAGRVRIEETEKTKKIVVTPDDGSEETAFPISKRARLLVGEGDPVEVGQKLTVGATNPHDVLRILGQRAVQVHLVGEVQKVYNSQGVSIHDKHIEIIIRQMLRRVTIIESGDAELLPGELVERSKFETENRRVVTEGGHPASGRPQLMGITKASLATESWLSAASFQETTRVLTDAAINAKSDSLIGLKENVIIGKLIPAGTGLSRYRNIRVEPTEEAKAAMYSAVGYDDIDYSPFGTGSGQAVPLEDYDYGPYNQ; from the coding sequence GTGCTCGACGTCAACTTCTTCGACGAGCTGCGGATCGGCCTTGCCACCGCGGACGACATCCGGACCTGGTCCCACGGCGAGGTCAAGAAGCCTGAGACCATCAACTACCGCACCCTCAAGCCCGAGAAGGACGGACTCTTCTGCGAGAAGATCTTCGGTCCGACCCGGGACTGGGAGTGCTACTGCGGCAAGTACAAGCGTGTCCGCTTCAAGGGCATCATCTGTGAGCGCTGCGGCGTCGAGGTCACGCGCGCCAAGGTGCGCCGTGAGCGCATGGGCCACATCGAGCTCGCCGCTCCCGTCACCCACATCTGGTACTTCAAGGGCGTCCCGTCGCGCCTGGGCTACCTGCTGGACCTCGCGCCGAAGGACCTCGAGAAGGTCATCTACTTCGCCGCGTACATGATCACGTTCGTCGACGAGGAGCGCCGTACCCGCGACCTCCCGTCGCTGGAGGCGCACGTCTCCGTCGAGCGCCAGCAGATCGAGAACCGCCGCGACTCGGACCTCGAGAACCGTGCCAAGAAGCTGGAGACGGACCTCGCCGAGCTGGAGGCCGAGGGCGCCAAGGCCGACGTGCGCCGCAAGGTGCGCGAAGGCGCCGAGCGTGAGATGAAGCAGCTGCGTGACCGTGCGCAGCGCGAGATCGACCGTCTCGACGAGGTGTGGAGCCGCTTCAAGAACCTCAAGGTCCAGGACCTGGAGGGCGACGAGCTGCTCTACCGCGAGCTGCGTGACCGCTTCGGCACGTACTTCGACGGCTGCATGGGCGCCGCCGCGCTGCAGAAGCGCCTGGAGTCCTTCGACCTCGACGAGGAGGCCGAGCGTCTCCGCGAGATCATCCGCACCGGCAAGGGCCAGAAGAAGACCCGTGCGCTCAAGCGCCTCAAGGTCGTCTCCGCGTTCCTGCAGACGAGCAACAAGCCCAAGGGCATGGTGCTCGACTGCGTGCCGGTCATCCCGCCGGACCTGCGTCCGATGGTGCAGCTGGACGGTGGCCGCTTCGCGACCTCCGACCTGAACGACCTGTACCGCCGTGTGATCAACCGCAACAACCGCCTCAAGCGCCTTCTCGACCTCGGTGCCCCCGAGATCATCGTGAACAACGAGAAGCGGATGCTGCAGGAGGCCGTCGACGCGCTGTTCGACAACGGCCGTCGCGGCCGTCCGGTCACCGGTCCCGGCAACCGCCCGCTGAAGTCCCTCAGCGACATGCTGAAGGGCAAGCAGGGCCGCTTCCGCCAGAACCTCCTCGGCAAGCGCGTGGACTACTCCGCGCGTTCCGTGATCGTCGTCGGTCCGCAGCTCAAGCTGCACCAGTGCGGTCTGCCGAAGGCGATGGCGCTGGAGCTCTTCAAGCCGTTCGTGATGAAGCGCCTGGTGGACCTGAACCACGCGCAGAACATCAAGTCGGCCAAGCGCATGGTCGAGCGTGGCCGCACCGTGGTGTACGACGTCCTCGAAGAGGTCATCGCCGAGCACCCGGTGCTGCTGAACCGCGCGCCCACCCTGCACCGCCTCGGCATCCAGGCCTTCGAGCCGCAGCTGGTCGAGGGCAAGGCCATCCAGATCCACCCGCTCGTCTGCACCGCGTTCAACGCGGACTTCGACGGTGACCAGATGGCCGTGCACCTGCCGCTCTCCGCGGAGGCGCAGGCCGAGGCCCGCATCCTGATGCTGTCCTCGAACAACATCCTGAAGCCGGCCGACGGCCGCCCCGTCACCATGCCGACCCAGGACATGGTGCTGGGCCTCTTCTTCCTCACCACGGACGACGAGGGCCGCGACGTCAAGGGCGCCGGGCGCTCCTTCGGCTCCACGGCCGAGGCCATCATGGCCTTCGACGCCCGCGAGCTGTCGCTCCAGGCGAAGGTCGACATCCGCTTCCCGGTGGGCACCATCCCGCCGCGTGGCTGGGTGCCGCCGGTCGCCGAGGAGGGCGAGCCCGAGTACCAGCCGGGTGACACCTTCCGGCTGCGTACGAGCCTGGGCCGCGCGCTCTTCAACGAGCTGCTGCCCGAGGACTACCCGTTCGTCGACTACTCGGTGGGCAAGAAGCAGCTCTCCGAGATCGTCAACGACCTGGCCGAGCGCTACCCCAAGGTGATCGTGGCGGCGACGCTCGACAACCTGAAGGCGGCCGGTTTCCACTGGGCGACCCGCTCCGGTGTGACCGTGGCCATCTCCGACGTCGTCGTGCCCGAGGCCAAGAAGGCCATCGTCAAGGGCTACGAGGAGCAGGACGAGAAGGTCCAGAAGCAGTACGAGCGCGGTCTGATCACCAAGGACGAGCGCACGCAGGAGCTCATCGCGATCTGGACCAAGGCGACCAACGAGGTCGCCGAGGCGATGAACGCGAACTTCCCGAAGACGAACCCCATCTTCATGATGGTCGACTCGGGTGCCCGAGGAAACATGATGCAGATGCGTCAGATCGCGGGTATGCGTGGTCTGGTGTCGAACGCGAAGAACGAGACGATCCCGCGTCCGATCAAGGCGTCCTTCCGTGAGGGCCTCACGGTGCTGGAGTACTTCATCTCCACGCACGGTGCCCGTAAGGGTCTGGCGGACACCGCCCTGCGTACCGCCGACTCGGGTTACCTGACCCGTCGTCTGGTGGACGTCTCGCAGGACGTGATCATCCGCGAGGAGGACTGCGGCACCGACCGCGGCCTGAAGCTGAAGATCGCCGTCAAGGGTGCGGACGGTGTCCTGCGCAAGACGGAGGACGTCGAGACCTCGGTCTACGCCCGCATGCTCGCCGAGGACGTCGTCGTCGACGGCAAGGTCATCGCGCCTGCCAACGTCGACCTCGGTGACGTCCTGATCGACGCCCTGGTGAACGCCGGCGTCGAGGAGGTCAAGACCCGCTCGGTCCTGACCTGTGAGTCCGCGGTCGGCACCTGTGCCTTCTGCTACGGACGCTCGCTCGCCACCGGCAAGCTGGTCGACATCGGTGAGGCGGTCGGCATCATCGCCGCCCAGTCCATCGGTGAGCCCGGTACCCAGCTGACGATGCGTACCTTCCACACCGGTGGTGTGGCCGGTGACGACATCACCCAGGGTCTGCCGCGTGTCGTCGAGCTCTTCGAGGCCCGTACGCCCAAGGGTGTCGCCCCGATCTCGGAGGCGGCCGGCCGTGTCCGGATCGAGGAGACCGAGAAGACCAAGAAGATCGTCGTCACCCCGGACGACGGCAGCGAGGAGACGGCCTTCCCGATCTCCAAGCGCGCCCGTCTCCTGGTCGGCGAGGGCGACCCGGTCGAGGTGGGCCAGAAGCTCACCGTCGGTGCGACCAACCCGCACGACGTGCTGCGGATCCTCGGTCAGCGCGCGGTCCAGGTCCACCTGGTCGGCGAGGTCCAGAAGGTCTACAACTCGCAGGGCGTGTCGATCCACGACAAGCACATCGAGATCATCATCCGGCAGATGCTGCGCCGGGTGACGATCATCGAGTCCGGCGACGCGGAGCTGCTGCCGGGCGAGCTGGTCGAGCGGTCGAAGTTCGAGACCGAGAACCGTCGTGTGGTCACCGAGGGCGGTCACCCCGCCTCCGGCCGTCCGCAGCTGATGGGTATCACCAAGGCCTCGCTGGCGACGGAGTCCTGGCTGTCGGCCGCCTCCTTCCAGGAGACGACCCGGGTGCTGACGGACGCGGCGATCAACGCCAAGTCCGACTCGCTCATCGGCCTCAAGGAGAACGTCATCATCGGTAAGCTCATCCCGGCCGGTACGGGTCTGTCCCGCTACCGCAACATCCGGGTGGAGCCGACCGAGGAGGCCAAGGCCGCGATGTACTCGGCCGTCGGCTACGACGACATCGACTACTCGCCGTTCGGCACGGGCTCCGGCCAGGCCGTTCCGCTGGAGGACTACGACTACGGTCCGTACAACCAGTAG
- a CDS encoding peptidoglycan-binding protein, producing MATPLTADQLLAALHAEGVTVVEYADWRTHNRNHKGAWGPVNGVMIHHTVSSGTDASVELCYNGYAALPGPLCHGVIDKSGTVHLVGNGRANHAGGGDPAVLQRVIAEDYGDRPPAPHEHEGSAGAVDGNARFYGFECVNLGDGEDPWPAAQLDAIERVSAAICRAHGWTARSVIGHLEWSDWKVDPRGFTMPSLRNLIATRLGAPASGASTGKQAGTAPAPRYQPFPGASFFTGRTSSPVITAMGRRLVAEGCSSYAVGPGPRWSDADRRSYAAWQRKLGFRGGDADGVPGRTSWNALKVPYAK from the coding sequence ATGGCCACCCCCCTGACCGCCGACCAGCTGCTCGCCGCGCTGCACGCCGAAGGCGTCACCGTCGTCGAGTACGCGGACTGGCGCACCCACAACCGCAACCACAAGGGCGCCTGGGGCCCCGTGAACGGCGTGATGATCCACCACACCGTCAGCAGCGGCACCGACGCGTCCGTGGAGCTCTGCTACAACGGCTACGCCGCGCTGCCGGGCCCGCTCTGCCACGGCGTCATCGACAAGTCCGGCACCGTCCACCTGGTCGGCAACGGCCGCGCCAACCACGCGGGGGGCGGCGACCCGGCCGTGCTCCAGCGGGTGATCGCGGAGGACTACGGCGACCGCCCGCCCGCCCCGCACGAACACGAGGGCAGCGCCGGCGCGGTCGACGGCAACGCCCGCTTCTACGGATTCGAGTGCGTCAACCTCGGCGACGGCGAGGACCCCTGGCCGGCCGCCCAGCTCGACGCGATCGAACGCGTGTCGGCGGCGATCTGCCGGGCCCACGGCTGGACCGCGCGCAGCGTCATCGGCCACCTGGAGTGGTCCGACTGGAAGGTCGACCCGCGCGGCTTCACCATGCCCTCCCTGCGGAACCTCATCGCCACCCGGCTCGGCGCCCCGGCGAGCGGCGCCTCCACGGGCAAGCAGGCCGGCACGGCCCCCGCCCCCCGCTACCAGCCGTTCCCCGGTGCCTCCTTCTTCACCGGCCGCACCAGCTCCCCCGTCATCACCGCCATGGGCCGCCGGCTCGTCGCCGAGGGCTGCTCGTCCTACGCCGTCGGGCCGGGCCCCCGCTGGTCCGACGCGGACCGCCGTTCGTACGCCGCCTGGCAGCGCAAGCTGGGTTTCCGGGGCGGCGACGCCGACGGCGTACCCGGCCGGACCTCCTGGAACGCCCTCAAGGTCCCCTACGCGAAGTGA
- a CDS encoding tape-measure protein translates to MSAMALRPGTDPLAGVAGALGSFRGQLTGASRAIRTAAQNIGRAGTAAGRIKGSAAAAGTQLRQLRTGADKAGKSLTKTGRTAGRTATQLRTGSSKARATVAPLTSVATEGAAFSGLAGTLGKGSGTVSKLMGLFGGALTVASGAMTAVNVAMRANPLGFVLGLVAPLVGYLIEYALNSQTGQKIVKQVFDQVLKVFQTISKFLGPVLKAYATVISAYFKAAFAVVTAVLNVVGAVLSKGFNGTRSAVTSATDAVTGLIRRAWSGFRTVIQPVLDWITRKIPDMFTRVKDAMSKTLDGIGRFVSTGMQGVMAAVTGPVKALISFANWVIDGLNKLSFNFFGKKFGVDLPKIPQLAEGGVVQPAGPAGAPSVLPLSALSRLRPAEAAPRTSGPTGPTDRSRLRAYHAAEGNGPLAVATDLLFLHGAAA, encoded by the coding sequence ATGAGCGCCATGGCCCTCCGGCCCGGTACGGACCCGCTCGCGGGGGTCGCCGGAGCGCTGGGTTCCTTCCGCGGGCAGCTCACCGGCGCCTCACGGGCCATACGCACCGCCGCGCAGAACATCGGCCGGGCCGGAACAGCCGCCGGCCGGATCAAGGGCTCCGCCGCCGCGGCCGGCACCCAGCTCCGGCAGCTCAGAACCGGTGCGGACAAGGCCGGGAAGTCCCTCACCAAGACGGGCAGGACCGCCGGCCGGACGGCGACCCAGCTGCGTACCGGCTCCTCCAAGGCCCGTGCCACCGTCGCACCGCTCACCTCCGTCGCCACCGAGGGCGCCGCCTTCAGCGGCCTCGCCGGCACGCTCGGCAAGGGCTCGGGCACGGTGTCCAAGCTGATGGGGCTCTTCGGCGGCGCGCTCACCGTCGCCTCCGGTGCGATGACCGCCGTCAACGTCGCCATGCGCGCCAACCCGCTCGGGTTCGTCCTCGGCCTGGTCGCCCCGCTCGTCGGCTACCTCATCGAGTACGCGCTCAACTCGCAGACCGGCCAGAAGATCGTGAAGCAGGTCTTCGACCAGGTCCTCAAGGTGTTCCAGACCATCTCCAAGTTCCTGGGACCCGTCCTCAAGGCGTACGCCACCGTGATCTCGGCCTACTTCAAGGCCGCGTTCGCGGTCGTCACCGCGGTCCTGAACGTCGTGGGCGCCGTCCTGTCCAAGGGCTTCAACGGCACCCGGTCCGCCGTCACCTCCGCCACCGACGCCGTGACCGGCCTCATCCGCCGGGCCTGGAGCGGCTTCCGCACGGTCATCCAGCCCGTCCTGGACTGGATCACCCGGAAGATCCCCGACATGTTCACCCGGGTCAAGGACGCCATGTCCAAGACCCTGGACGGCATCGGCCGCTTCGTCAGCACCGGCATGCAGGGCGTCATGGCCGCCGTCACCGGGCCGGTCAAGGCGCTGATCTCCTTCGCCAACTGGGTCATCGACGGCCTCAACAAGCTCAGCTTCAACTTCTTCGGAAAGAAGTTCGGAGTCGACCTTCCCAAGATCCCCCAGCTCGCCGAGGGCGGCGTCGTCCAGCCCGCCGGGCCGGCCGGCGCCCCGTCCGTGCTGCCGCTGTCCGCGCTCAGCCGGCTGCGCCCCGCCGAGGCCGCGCCACGCACGAGCGGCCCCACCGGTCCGACGGACCGCTCCCGGCTGCGCGCCTACCACGCCGCCGAGGGCAACGGGCCGCTCGCCGTCGCCACCGACCTGCTGTTCCTGCACGGAGCGGCGGCATGA
- a CDS encoding L,D-transpeptidase family protein encodes MQVVYRPVIAALATAGALLLSSGCGTETSDDGAAPPPGPSAASSVAADAGEGPSATPSASAPASPSVSASASASASASASASKKPGPAGSSRTSPKPGAKEEPAPAAQEKAPAPSFPVPVSVGDSTQVITVDASGSYATVTAWQKGSSGWKPQFSTTAGRVGSNGVTNGSTRKQNTSTTPSGTYTLTEGFGVQAGGTSMPYTVVNSSHWWVQDPESKFYNSMHTEAGADFPLTEKGERGSEHLVNYPTQYAKALVIDYNRWPAVPGRGAGIFLHVNGSGATAGCVSVPRATMDRIMAWISPSAHPRIAIG; translated from the coding sequence GTGCAGGTCGTGTACCGTCCCGTCATCGCCGCCCTCGCCACCGCGGGAGCGCTGCTGCTCAGCTCCGGCTGCGGGACCGAGACGTCGGACGACGGGGCAGCCCCGCCGCCCGGCCCCTCGGCCGCCTCATCGGTGGCGGCCGACGCCGGGGAGGGCCCGAGCGCCACACCCTCCGCTTCCGCCCCGGCCTCTCCCTCCGTGTCCGCGAGCGCCTCCGCCTCGGCTTCCGCCTCCGCCTCCGCCTCGAAGAAGCCCGGACCGGCCGGTTCCTCCCGCACCTCCCCGAAACCGGGAGCGAAGGAGGAACCCGCCCCCGCAGCCCAGGAGAAGGCCCCCGCCCCGTCCTTCCCGGTTCCCGTCTCCGTCGGCGACTCCACCCAGGTGATCACCGTCGACGCCAGTGGCTCGTACGCCACCGTGACCGCCTGGCAGAAGGGCTCCTCCGGCTGGAAGCCGCAGTTCTCCACCACGGCCGGCCGCGTCGGCTCGAACGGGGTGACCAACGGGTCCACCCGGAAGCAGAACACCTCCACCACCCCCTCGGGCACCTACACGCTCACCGAGGGCTTCGGCGTCCAGGCCGGCGGCACCTCCATGCCGTACACCGTCGTCAACAGCAGCCACTGGTGGGTCCAGGACCCCGAGTCGAAGTTCTACAACTCGATGCACACCGAGGCCGGCGCCGACTTCCCGCTGACCGAGAAGGGCGAGAGGGGCAGCGAACACCTGGTCAACTACCCGACCCAGTACGCCAAGGCCCTCGTCATCGACTACAACCGGTGGCCCGCCGTGCCCGGCCGGGGAGCCGGGATCTTCCTGCACGTCAACGGCAGCGGGGCCACCGCCGGCTGCGTCTCCGTGCCGCGCGCGACGATGGACCGGATCATGGCCTGGATCAGCCCCTCCGCCCACCCGCGGATCGCCATCGGCTGA